A segment of the uncultured Desulfobulbus sp. genome:
GGTACGGATACAGCTTGAGCTCATTAAAGATGAGCCGGATTTAAAATTGATTGAACAACTCATCATTGATGACCAATCACTCTCCAGTAATATACTCAAGCTCGCCAACTCCTCCCTGTATTCAGGACTCGTCCAAATAAGGACTGTGCGTAATGCAATAATCCGATTGGGCATGGCTGAGATCATGCATTTTGTCTGCATTGATATCAACAACAATCTGTTTTCCTCTCCTGACAAACAAATTGATGAGTTGATGAAAAAGCTCTGGTCGCATTCAGTTGCATGTGCCTATGGAGCTGCATTACTGACGACCCTGATTGAGACCGAGGTAGTCCGCGAGGAGGCCTTTTCCGCCGGTCTTTTTCACGATATCGGCAAACTCCTTATCCTCAAGGTGATCGAAAAGAAAAAGAAGTTCTACAAGGTGCTCGACATGCCCGAAGAGGACCTGTTGGAATCGATAGCCAAACTGCATGCCAAACATGGACAACTCCTCATGGAGCGGATGAGGCTGCCTGCCATGTATCCGCCCATCGCCAGAGATCACCACAGCAAAAATTTCGACGAGGATAACCACCTCTTGCTGATCGTGCGTGTCGCCAATCTGATCTGCCATAAGCTCAGCATCGGAATTGTCGAGGAGCCGGATCTTGACATCATGGCGACCAAGGAGGTTTCACTGCTGAAGCTGACCAAACCCATCATTTTGCGTGTGCAGCATTTCCTTCGCCATAACCAGACCATTGCCGAGCTTATCGAAGGCCCAAAGGCTGACAACGACACGCCACCCGCCGCAGCAGAGAATTAACCCCCAAGCTCGCTGTTTGAGCGACAAACCAATGCGGTAACCACCATGAAGAAGAAACAATTTTGCCCTTCCTCAGAGCAATCGCGTCATTTTAACGGTACATCGAGCCCCCACATCGGGGACATACAGGCAATTTATCTTCATCCTTTTTTATGACGATTTTTTCTCCACAGGTCATGCAGATATAGGTTCCCTCTCCCGGACGGTCTCCTGTACATTTCATCGCGACTTCCTCATTTCTCAAATAGCGTGTTTGCCCCAGATAGTTTATCTATTTTATTCTTGCTCTATCCAGAGATCAAAAAAAATCTTTGTGCGTGATTGGGCATCAACGGTATTTGCGCTGACCACCAACACGCACACACCAACACAGGTTATCCATCCCCAAATGGATGCCTTGGGAAAAGTCAGCATTCCAAGCAAAAAACACTTAAAAAAACAAGTTAGTTACGAATCATTAACCGTCATTTGGGGCTCTTTACCAAAACGGCAGGCCATCACTTTCCCACGTCCTTGAACAGGCTACAAACGTTTTCCCCCTTGCTTGTTTTCAAACGAACGTTTAATTTATTTTCTCCAACGGCACAATCACAGTGAGGCACCTTTTATGAAAACGACTCAGGCCGGGGGGTCAACACAAGTTTCCACCAGGGAAAAAATCATCCAGGCAGCCGTGGAGCTTTTTGCCGAAAAAGGGCTGGATGCGACTTCAATGCGTGACATCACCAACCAGGCAGGGGTGAATCTGGCGGCAATCAATTACCACTTCGGGTCAAAAAAGGGCCTCATCGCCGAGGTTTTCTCCACCAATCTCGATCCGCTCAATACCGCACGGCTCGCCCGCCTGGATCAACTTGTCCATGAGCAGAACACTCCCTCACTTGAAGCGGTACTCGATGCCTTTATTGGCCCGGTGGTCCAGTATTATCTGGACGCGCCCAAGGGAAACAACGCTTTCATGCGCCTGATGAGCCGGTGTTTGAACGAACCGTCAAGCCATATCGAGCACGTCAAGCACCATTTCGATCCCCTGATGGAGCGCTTCGAGGCCGTCTTTACCCGGGCCCTGCCGGATCACAGCCCCACGGAGATCTTCTGGGGGCTGCACTTCACCATTGGCACTGTCCACCACACCCTCGCCGTGCTCAGCCAGTTGCAGCATCTGCCCCACTGCCCTGAAGAACCCATTATCGGGGAACATGTCGCCCAATACCTGATCGCCTATACCGCAGCCGGCATGCGAGCCCAGCATCTCCCTCCGAACCATTCACCATCAGTCATCTAGAGCAGCATGAACGCACACCAACAGTCCGGGCATCCCAAGGCAACCGCGCCCGTCAATCTTCTGCACCTCACCCTTATCTTTTCCGCCCTCTCCGCCTTTGCGCCCCTAGCGACCGACATGTATCTGGCCAGCTTTCCCCAGCTTGCCCAGAGCCTGCACACCGATATCGGCAAGGTGGCACTCGGTCTCTCCATCTATTTTCTTGGGCTTTCCGTGGGGCAACTGGTCTACGGCCCGTTGATCGATCGATTCGGCAGAAAAGGACCGCTCTTGCTCGGTATTCTTCTCTTTGCCCTCAGCTCGGCATTGATCGTCGTTGCCGGCTCGATTGAATGTTTCCTTGTACTCCGTCTCCTCCAGGCCATCGGCGGATGCGCGGGCATGGTGGTCAGCAGGGCCATGATCAGCGATCTGTTGGATGAGCGGGAGGCCGCGCGTTTCTTCTCGTTGATGATGGTCGTCTCCGGTATCGGCCCGATCGTGGCACCGATCCTCGGTGGCTATTTGATCAGTTTTGCCGGCTGGCAGGCCATCTTTGTTTTTCTCACCCTCCTCGGCCTGAGTTGCCTGGTAGCCACACAGTTCATGATTCCGGAAACCCTGGAACCGAAGGCCAAGCAACCGCTAGAAGTGAGTGCCATTGTCCGTACCTTTGGCCGCCTGCTGGTTCGCCGCAGGTTCATGATCCCGACACTGCTCGGCTCAGCGGTTCTCGGCGGTATTTTTGCCTTTATCAGCGGCGCCCCCTTTGTCTACATGCAGCTCTACGGGGTGAGCAAAGTCAACTTCGGCTGGGTCTTTGGCATCAATGCCATCGGCATCACCCTTGCAGCCCAGGCCAATCGCATGCTGCTGCAGCGGTTCAGCACCACAACCCTGATGCAAGCCGGTCTGTTGGTGCACATTGGCTGTGCCGTGCTCCTCTAT
Coding sequences within it:
- a CDS encoding HDOD domain-containing protein: MKNQEKIFSQLKKSLDSEYGGLPIFSAVSVRIQLELIKDEPDLKLIEQLIIDDQSLSSNILKLANSSLYSGLVQIRTVRNAIIRLGMAEIMHFVCIDINNNLFSSPDKQIDELMKKLWSHSVACAYGAALLTTLIETEVVREEAFSAGLFHDIGKLLILKVIEKKKKFYKVLDMPEEDLLESIAKLHAKHGQLLMERMRLPAMYPPIARDHHSKNFDEDNHLLLIVRVANLICHKLSIGIVEEPDLDIMATKEVSLLKLTKPIILRVQHFLRHNQTIAELIEGPKADNDTPPAAAEN
- a CDS encoding TetR family transcriptional regulator translates to MKTTQAGGSTQVSTREKIIQAAVELFAEKGLDATSMRDITNQAGVNLAAINYHFGSKKGLIAEVFSTNLDPLNTARLARLDQLVHEQNTPSLEAVLDAFIGPVVQYYLDAPKGNNAFMRLMSRCLNEPSSHIEHVKHHFDPLMERFEAVFTRALPDHSPTEIFWGLHFTIGTVHHTLAVLSQLQHLPHCPEEPIIGEHVAQYLIAYTAAGMRAQHLPPNHSPSVI
- a CDS encoding multidrug effflux MFS transporter — encoded protein: MNAHQQSGHPKATAPVNLLHLTLIFSALSAFAPLATDMYLASFPQLAQSLHTDIGKVALGLSIYFLGLSVGQLVYGPLIDRFGRKGPLLLGILLFALSSALIVVAGSIECFLVLRLLQAIGGCAGMVVSRAMISDLLDEREAARFFSLMMVVSGIGPIVAPILGGYLISFAGWQAIFVFLTLLGLSCLVATQFMIPETLEPKAKQPLEVSAIVRTFGRLLVRRRFMIPTLLGSAVLGGIFAFISGAPFVYMQLYGVSKVNFGWVFGINAIGITLAAQANRMLLQRFSTTTLMQAGLLVHIGCAVLLYACAAKLSLPLLVLSIWLCLAPIPVIAANATALAMNACAQDRGSGSAIIGVLQFALASLASGAIGLLHNETIYPMVGLMLGCSLLGGMVSLTDRMLPKRT